The following coding sequences lie in one Heyndrickxia oleronia genomic window:
- a CDS encoding cobyric acid synthase, translating to MIVGTASDVGKSLLVTALCRLFTHEGWRVAPFKSQNMSNNSYVTKDGKEIGRAQGIQAEASKTEATVFMNPILLKPKSDQQSEVILFGKSEKVLSGKSYRQSFYEKGIEAIEKSLEKLSTDFDLVIMEGAGSPVEINLKDRELVNMKVAEMADVPVILVADIDRGGVFASIIGTIELLTENERNRVKGIIINKFRGDINLFNDGKVWIEERTGIPVLGIIPYIPQHMIEGEDSLSLQDRFASVGHGAIDIAVIKLPYISNYTDMEPFLYEEDVTIRWVENINQLGQPDAIIIPGTKSTISDLQFLKKNGLYESIRVQLEQDKYVVGICGGYQMMGEYLIDEAGTDTGTVNYTEKGFGIIPASTKFHAEKRTTQVKGKSHQDTRLPVELTFEGYEIHLGQTSIHDHPFLILDDGRLDGYYHLDGKIIGTYMHSLFHNDEWRTYWLNRIREEKGLPVRSVIPLRQLKDQKYDQLATHVKNYLDWERVKEMVNKWGQA from the coding sequence ATGATTGTTGGTACGGCATCTGATGTTGGAAAAAGTTTACTCGTTACTGCCTTGTGCCGGCTATTTACTCATGAGGGTTGGCGTGTGGCACCATTTAAATCCCAGAATATGTCCAATAATTCCTATGTAACAAAGGATGGAAAGGAAATTGGACGTGCCCAAGGAATTCAAGCAGAAGCTTCAAAGACTGAGGCAACCGTCTTCATGAATCCGATTCTCTTAAAGCCAAAGTCGGACCAGCAATCTGAGGTTATCCTTTTCGGAAAGAGTGAAAAAGTACTATCTGGCAAAAGTTATCGACAATCTTTCTATGAAAAAGGAATCGAAGCAATAGAAAAATCCTTAGAAAAATTATCTACTGATTTTGATTTAGTTATCATGGAGGGGGCAGGTAGTCCTGTTGAGATAAACCTGAAGGATCGGGAGCTCGTGAACATGAAAGTAGCTGAAATGGCTGATGTACCAGTTATACTTGTTGCTGACATTGATCGTGGTGGCGTATTTGCGAGTATTATTGGGACGATTGAGCTATTAACTGAGAATGAACGAAATCGAGTAAAAGGGATTATCATAAATAAATTTCGTGGAGACATTAATTTATTTAATGATGGGAAAGTATGGATTGAAGAAAGAACCGGTATCCCAGTTTTGGGAATTATTCCTTATATCCCTCAGCACATGATTGAAGGGGAAGATTCTCTGTCACTACAAGATCGATTTGCTTCCGTAGGACATGGTGCGATTGATATTGCTGTCATTAAACTCCCTTATATTTCAAACTATACAGATATGGAACCTTTTTTGTATGAGGAGGATGTAACCATTCGCTGGGTTGAAAATATAAACCAGCTAGGTCAACCTGATGCGATCATCATCCCTGGTACGAAAAGTACAATATCTGATTTGCAGTTTCTTAAGAAAAACGGTCTTTATGAATCAATCCGTGTGCAGTTGGAACAAGATAAGTATGTGGTTGGTATTTGTGGAGGATATCAAATGATGGGAGAATACTTAATTGATGAAGCAGGAACAGACACTGGTACTGTAAATTATACGGAAAAAGGTTTTGGAATCATTCCGGCTTCCACTAAATTTCACGCTGAAAAACGGACAACTCAGGTAAAAGGAAAAAGTCATCAAGATACAAGATTACCAGTTGAGCTTACGTTTGAAGGATATGAAATACATTTAGGACAAACATCCATACATGATCATCCATTTCTTATCTTAGACGATGGTCGTCTCGATGGATATTACCATCTTGATGGTAAAATTATTGGTACGTATATGCATTCATTATTTCATAATGATGAATGGCGAACCTACTGGTTAAATCGCATTCGTGAAGAAAAAGGGCTCCCTGTAAGATCTGTTATTCCACTCCGCCAATTAAAGGATCAAAAATATGATCAACTAGCTACTCATGTGAAAAATTATCTTGATTGGGAGAGGGTAAAAGAGATGGTTAATAAGTGGGGACAAGCATGA
- a CDS encoding bifunctional adenosylcobinamide kinase/adenosylcobinamide-phosphate guanylyltransferase yields MEESKLIFISGGVRSGKSSFAESIAINHAKMINGNLHYLACGKATDPEMLDRIAHHKETRNSSELPWTNWECPTNIGKLSPNFKQGDVILLDCLTTLLNNELFIDERAWEKESYQEQIYHAILEDIKNIRDQCSILIIVSNEVFNEVLPKSEIVFAYERLLGYLHQSITKQSSSAYLIESGLPHVMKGEVNELC; encoded by the coding sequence ATGGAAGAATCAAAACTAATTTTTATAAGTGGAGGAGTTCGAAGTGGAAAGAGCAGCTTTGCTGAGAGTATAGCAATAAATCATGCAAAAATGATTAATGGCAATCTACATTATTTGGCTTGTGGCAAGGCAACAGATCCCGAAATGCTCGATCGAATTGCCCATCATAAGGAAACCCGAAATTCTAGTGAGCTTCCTTGGACGAATTGGGAGTGTCCAACAAATATAGGGAAGTTAAGCCCGAATTTTAAGCAAGGAGACGTTATCTTATTAGATTGTTTAACGACTCTATTGAATAATGAATTATTCATAGATGAAAGGGCCTGGGAAAAAGAAAGTTACCAAGAACAGATTTATCACGCTATTCTTGAAGATATTAAAAACATAAGAGATCAATGTAGTATATTGATCATTGTTTCAAATGAAGTGTTCAATGAGGTGTTACCAAAAAGTGAGATTGTTTTTGCGTATGAAAGACTATTGGGATATTTACATCAAAGCATAACCAAGCAATCGTCTTCTGCATATTTAATTGAATCTGGGCTTCCTCATGTCATGAAGGGAGAGGTGAATGAACTGTGTTAA
- the cobD gene encoding threonine-phosphate decarboxylase CobD — MTLPPHGSNPKYVYQATKLPTPQQLIDFSVNVNPFGSPPILREKWHEWFPLLEDYPDPHASILKREISIKEGIGEEYLLIGNGGAEIIALVAQLYQGKRILIIQPAFSEYEQACLAQKCIVEHHVLEEGIWKLKMEELLPKVKHYDAIFLCTPNNPTGVVYDRQSIIELVEEGYRSQCSIIIDEAFYDFTVDSETYISLVKQYPNLIVLRSLTKMFAIAGLRLGIGVAQPQVIQQLAALKPHWSVNAIAIKAGLECISQDSYIRHTKQLIHVERNRLKDFYKENGFCMSESAVNFYLVKDPTITEAAPLYEYLLKKGLVPRHTMNFPGLDGRWLRFAIRKQNENNQLMEALSEWKNQN, encoded by the coding sequence TTGACATTGCCACCTCATGGTTCTAACCCAAAATATGTTTATCAGGCAACAAAGCTCCCAACTCCACAACAACTAATAGATTTTAGTGTGAATGTAAATCCATTTGGTTCGCCTCCTATTTTAAGAGAAAAGTGGCATGAATGGTTTCCTCTATTGGAAGATTATCCTGATCCACATGCCTCCATTTTGAAGCGAGAAATTTCAATAAAAGAAGGGATCGGAGAAGAGTATCTTTTAATTGGAAATGGTGGTGCTGAGATCATTGCTTTGGTGGCTCAGCTTTATCAAGGGAAAAGAATCTTAATTATTCAACCTGCTTTTAGTGAGTATGAACAAGCTTGTCTTGCACAGAAATGTATAGTTGAACATCATGTTTTAGAAGAAGGCATTTGGAAACTAAAAATGGAGGAACTATTGCCGAAAGTTAAACATTATGATGCGATCTTTTTATGTACGCCAAATAATCCAACAGGTGTTGTATATGATCGGCAATCGATCATTGAACTAGTGGAAGAGGGATATCGCTCGCAATGCTCGATTATTATTGATGAAGCATTCTATGATTTTACTGTTGATAGTGAAACGTATATTTCTTTAGTAAAGCAATATCCTAATTTGATTGTATTACGTTCATTGACTAAGATGTTTGCGATAGCTGGTCTAAGATTGGGCATCGGCGTAGCCCAACCTCAGGTTATTCAACAACTCGCAGCTTTAAAACCGCATTGGAGTGTGAATGCGATTGCAATAAAGGCAGGGCTTGAATGTATATCTCAAGATTCATATATTCGTCATACGAAGCAATTAATTCATGTGGAACGCAATAGATTAAAAGACTTTTATAAAGAGAATGGATTCTGTATGTCCGAATCGGCTGTGAACTTTTATCTCGTAAAAGATCCAACAATAACAGAGGCAGCACCATTATACGAGTATTTGTTAAAGAAGGGGCTCGTACCAAGACATACGATGAATTTTCCTGGACTAGATGGACGTTGGTTAAGATTTGCGATCAGAAAGCAAAACGAAAATAACCAGCTAATGGAGGCACTTTCGGAATGGAAGAATCAAAACTAA
- the cbiB gene encoding adenosylcobinamide-phosphate synthase CbiB, with translation MILHHLCALTIAIIIDWFIGDPPKWPHPVKWMGSLISFFTKHLNKGNHRKGRGVFMLSLIVLLTGLITLTITILLYQWHTLAGVIGEALMIATTIAQKGLKDAGLEVYEPLMNKDLPLARTKLSYIVGRDTEQLDESEIVRGTVETIAENTSDGITAPLFWALIGGAPLAMIYRAINTCDSMVGYRNQKYEQFGWASARLDDWVNWIPSRLTGCIILLFCKPVYLNLKPAWKLFLTDAKKHPSPNSGWCEAAVAVILGIQLGGVNYYKGIVSDRARMGQPFEALKAVHIKKTIVIMSSAVLLFTLFLWIGGITIDIATSWF, from the coding sequence ATGATTTTACATCATCTCTGTGCACTAACCATCGCAATTATCATTGATTGGTTTATTGGAGATCCACCGAAATGGCCACACCCAGTAAAATGGATGGGTTCATTGATTTCCTTTTTCACTAAGCATTTAAATAAGGGAAATCATCGTAAGGGTAGAGGAGTCTTCATGCTTAGTTTAATTGTGTTATTAACAGGTTTAATTACACTAACTATTACGATTCTATTATATCAATGGCATACATTAGCGGGAGTAATTGGTGAAGCGTTAATGATTGCCACTACCATTGCCCAAAAAGGATTGAAAGATGCTGGATTAGAAGTGTATGAGCCATTAATGAATAAGGATTTACCATTAGCAAGAACTAAATTGTCCTATATTGTAGGAAGAGATACGGAGCAGTTGGATGAATCAGAGATTGTAAGGGGAACGGTCGAAACAATTGCAGAAAATACAAGTGATGGGATAACTGCTCCATTATTTTGGGCACTAATAGGTGGTGCTCCATTAGCTATGATTTATCGAGCAATAAATACCTGTGATTCAATGGTTGGCTATCGGAATCAAAAATACGAACAATTTGGTTGGGCATCAGCCCGTTTAGATGATTGGGTCAATTGGATTCCTAGCCGGTTAACAGGATGTATAATTCTCCTTTTTTGTAAACCTGTGTATTTGAATCTAAAACCAGCTTGGAAACTATTTTTGACAGATGCTAAAAAACATCCGAGTCCTAATAGTGGCTGGTGTGAAGCAGCTGTTGCCGTTATTTTAGGCATTCAGTTAGGAGGCGTGAATTATTATAAAGGGATTGTATCGGATCGTGCACGGATGGGACAGCCATTTGAAGCGTTAAAGGCAGTACATATAAAAAAGACGATAGTGATTATGAGTAGTGCCGTACTTCTCTTTACACTATTTTTATGGATAGGAGGGATTACTATTGACATTGCCACCTCATGGTTCTAA
- a CDS encoding adenosylcobinamide amidohydrolase: MLTIRNVAGGYNGHKIVKDLSFQVHEGEFFGILGPNGSGKTTLLKMISGILPLIEGSIHLKDQLLSTYPPKELATIIAVLPQLTGESFSYTVEEVVVLGRYAHQKGLFQSMSSEDERIIEEAMAQTGILSFRHKSLMELSGGEQQRVFLAQALAQQPKVLLLDEPTNHLDLTYQKELLDLIKKMTKQNRLTVISVFHDINLTALYCDRLLLLDQGELDRMGLPNEVIKEEMIQRVYSTKVNKHYHPSIPKPQIALIPESIPENALMILNENYLRQEGEYLVYESPIPLKTMSSAVINPGVGWFQSFVNRHVDKNYNCENHFEEMSQYLVEKGFLLESTVGMMTAVKMEDAIWKFVEGTGFSLFIVVTAGVGNAVDVSRGTDHSSNYIPGTINIWIFINGDLSEEAYIQAIATATEAKVKSLHDMKIMDPLTGTIATGTSTDSILIAATQNGEKLQYAGSIAPLGQLIGTYVYQCTKKAIEKSIERKSK, encoded by the coding sequence ATGTTAACGATACGAAATGTAGCCGGAGGATATAATGGGCATAAAATAGTTAAGGACCTTAGTTTTCAGGTACATGAAGGTGAATTTTTTGGAATCCTAGGTCCGAATGGCAGTGGAAAAACAACGTTACTAAAAATGATTAGCGGGATATTACCTTTGATAGAAGGCTCGATACACTTAAAAGATCAGCTGCTTTCTACGTATCCTCCTAAAGAATTGGCAACCATAATCGCTGTTCTTCCTCAGCTCACAGGTGAATCCTTTTCTTATACTGTAGAAGAAGTTGTTGTTCTCGGACGTTACGCGCATCAAAAAGGTTTGTTTCAATCAATGAGTTCAGAAGATGAGAGAATCATTGAAGAGGCGATGGCTCAGACTGGCATTCTTTCATTTCGTCATAAATCTTTGATGGAGCTATCGGGTGGGGAGCAGCAGCGGGTTTTTCTTGCTCAAGCACTTGCCCAGCAGCCAAAAGTTTTATTATTAGATGAACCAACGAACCATCTCGATTTAACCTATCAAAAGGAATTACTCGATTTGATTAAAAAGATGACGAAACAAAATAGGTTGACTGTCATTTCTGTTTTTCACGATATAAATTTGACAGCGCTATACTGTGATCGCTTGCTTCTTCTTGATCAAGGTGAATTAGATCGAATGGGTTTACCTAATGAAGTCATTAAGGAAGAAATGATTCAACGCGTATATTCTACAAAGGTAAATAAACATTATCATCCATCTATACCAAAACCACAAATTGCCTTAATACCAGAAAGTATACCAGAGAATGCTTTAATGATTTTAAATGAAAATTATTTAAGACAGGAAGGGGAATATCTCGTCTATGAATCTCCTATTCCATTAAAAACAATGTCTTCAGCTGTCATAAATCCTGGAGTTGGCTGGTTCCAATCCTTTGTTAATCGTCACGTTGATAAGAATTATAATTGTGAGAATCATTTTGAGGAAATGTCCCAATATCTAGTAGAAAAAGGGTTTCTTCTAGAGTCTACAGTAGGCATGATGACAGCCGTAAAAATGGAGGATGCTATTTGGAAATTTGTCGAGGGAACGGGCTTCTCATTATTCATCGTTGTTACAGCAGGAGTGGGGAATGCGGTAGATGTCTCTAGAGGAACCGATCATTCATCTAATTACATACCAGGTACCATTAACATATGGATATTTATAAATGGAGATTTGTCAGAGGAAGCTTATATTCAAGCGATTGCAACAGCGACTGAAGCGAAGGTAAAGAGTTTGCATGATATGAAAATAATGGACCCTTTAACAGGAACGATTGCAACGGGCACCTCTACAGATAGTATCCTTATCGCAGCAACTCAAAACGGTGAAAAACTGCAATACGCAGGTTCAATAGCACCTTTAGGTCAGTTAATTGGTACATATGTTTATCAATGTACGAAAAAAGCCATTGAAAAATCTATCGAAAGGAAAAGCAAATGA
- a CDS encoding FecCD family ABC transporter permease produces the protein MQKPITIRYLRKNNYFPYLFGVVFLSFSILIGISIGSVTVPMKDIIQIIGAAIFHFPLSDKIDAMNTNIVLDIRLPRVILAGLVGASLSIAGAAFQGLLRNPLADPYTLGVSSGASVGAVATLFFHLSIPFIGILTLPLMSIIGSFITIFSVLFFAKKIERSMKVETIILTGIIFSSFFSSFISLIIALTGDELRQIIGWLLGSVSMRGWSYVYIIIPFFLIGSILLLMNVKELNAMSLGEERAQHLGVNVEKRKLLILIAGSILTGAAVSVSGAIGFVGLVIPHLIRIIRGPNHKGLLPLSLLFGAGFLIIADLVSRTIIQPSELPIGVITALIGAPVFAWILMNSKRRRRG, from the coding sequence CTGCAGAAGCCAATTACTATTCGGTATCTACGGAAGAATAATTATTTTCCTTATCTATTTGGAGTGGTTTTTTTAAGTTTTTCTATTTTAATAGGCATTTCCATTGGTTCAGTAACGGTGCCAATGAAGGATATCATCCAAATCATCGGAGCGGCTATTTTCCACTTTCCATTAAGTGATAAAATAGATGCGATGAATACGAATATTGTTTTAGATATTCGACTGCCTCGTGTAATATTGGCTGGGCTAGTTGGTGCTTCATTATCGATTGCAGGTGCGGCATTTCAAGGGTTGCTTCGAAATCCTTTAGCAGACCCATATACTTTAGGGGTGTCGTCTGGAGCCTCTGTTGGAGCAGTTGCAACATTATTCTTTCATTTATCTATACCATTCATCGGAATACTTACATTGCCATTAATGAGCATAATTGGTTCATTTATTACGATATTTAGTGTTTTATTTTTTGCAAAAAAAATTGAGAGATCAATGAAAGTAGAAACAATTATATTAACTGGCATTATATTTAGTTCATTTTTTAGTTCGTTTATTTCCCTAATCATTGCTTTAACAGGCGATGAGTTAAGACAAATCATTGGTTGGCTACTTGGAAGTGTATCTATGCGAGGGTGGAGTTATGTATATATTATTATTCCATTCTTTCTCATAGGTTCAATATTATTATTAATGAATGTGAAAGAGCTTAATGCGATGTCATTAGGTGAAGAACGTGCCCAACATCTGGGGGTAAATGTTGAAAAGCGAAAGCTTCTTATTCTAATTGCTGGATCAATATTAACTGGTGCTGCCGTTTCAGTTTCAGGTGCGATTGGTTTTGTTGGATTAGTGATTCCTCATTTAATACGGATTATTCGTGGACCTAATCATAAAGGATTACTACCATTATCGCTACTCTTTGGAGCAGGGTTTTTAATTATAGCAGACTTAGTGTCACGAACGATTATTCAGCCATCAGAACTTCCAATTGGTGTGATTACCGCATTAATTGGTGCTCCTGTCTTTGCATGGATTTTAATGAATAGTAAACGAAGAAGAAGAGGGTAG
- a CDS encoding cob(I)yrinic acid a,c-diamide adenosyltransferase — protein MRIYTRTGDKGQTSIIGGRVDKDDLRVQAYGTVDEVNCFVGQAMAELDPDLFSDVLDDLEKIQHELFDCGGDLATKSTKRPYKLQQDMIDYLEEKIDEYIASTPELERFILPGGTKAAASIHIARTVTRRAERLVVSFSKAEEIVPPLAQMYLNRLSDYFFALARVINHRSGKKDVEYIRSAKVFRDGKRKENKTEEN, from the coding sequence ATGAGAATCTATACTAGAACAGGTGACAAGGGGCAAACAAGTATCATCGGTGGTAGAGTAGATAAAGATGATTTAAGGGTACAAGCTTATGGAACAGTGGATGAAGTGAATTGTTTTGTAGGACAAGCGATGGCTGAATTGGATCCCGATCTTTTTTCTGACGTACTTGATGATCTTGAAAAAATTCAACATGAATTATTTGATTGCGGAGGGGATCTAGCGACAAAATCAACTAAACGTCCTTATAAGCTTCAACAAGACATGATTGATTACCTTGAAGAGAAGATTGATGAGTATATCGCCAGTACACCTGAATTGGAACGCTTTATTTTACCTGGTGGGACAAAAGCGGCTGCTTCTATTCATATAGCAAGAACAGTTACAAGACGTGCTGAGCGTCTAGTTGTTAGTTTCTCAAAAGCTGAAGAAATTGTTCCTCCACTCGCTCAAATGTATTTGAATCGTTTGTCGGACTATTTTTTTGCTCTTGCAAGAGTAATTAATCACCGATCAGGAAAAAAAGATGTAGAATATATTCGAAGTGCCAAGGTTTTTCGTGACGGCAAAAGAAAAGAGAACAAAACAGAAGAAAATTGA
- a CDS encoding ABC transporter substrate-binding protein — MKKLLRFIPIFLLIFILAACGTQQDSEKKVSDNKQETKQQEQAFPVTITDGTDKEITIDKKPEKIVSLLPSNTETAFALGLDKEIVGVSDFDNYPEQAQSKEKVGGQEFNVEKIISLKPDIVLADASQAHNSKDGLKQLEDSGIKVIAVNNASSFADTYKTIEMIGAATGTKEKADEIVDGMKAKVEEIKEKAAGISKEEQPNVWMEISAPPDIYTAGSGTFMNEMLEMLGAKNIAAAEEGWPKYSEEAAVKANPDVMIITYGYYVKDAVEQAYSRKGWEEVSAIKNKRVYSVDSDKVSRPGPRLVEGLEEMAKAIYPDTFK; from the coding sequence ATGAAAAAGCTATTAAGATTTATACCTATTTTTTTACTAATTTTTATATTGGCTGCATGTGGTACACAGCAGGATAGTGAAAAGAAAGTTAGTGATAATAAGCAGGAGACTAAGCAACAAGAGCAAGCTTTTCCCGTAACAATTACGGATGGAACCGATAAAGAAATTACTATTGATAAGAAGCCAGAGAAAATTGTTTCCCTTCTTCCAAGTAATACAGAAACAGCCTTTGCCCTTGGGTTAGATAAAGAAATTGTTGGTGTCTCGGATTTTGACAATTATCCCGAACAGGCGCAGTCAAAGGAAAAAGTTGGTGGACAAGAATTCAATGTTGAAAAAATAATTTCTTTAAAACCTGATATTGTTTTAGCTGATGCTTCACAGGCTCATAATTCTAAGGATGGATTAAAGCAATTAGAGGATTCAGGAATTAAGGTTATTGCTGTCAATAATGCAAGTTCATTTGCAGATACGTATAAAACGATTGAAATGATTGGTGCAGCAACTGGGACAAAGGAAAAAGCGGATGAAATTGTCGATGGAATGAAAGCAAAAGTTGAAGAAATTAAAGAAAAGGCGGCAGGAATTTCCAAGGAGGAGCAACCAAATGTATGGATGGAAATCTCTGCTCCACCAGATATTTATACAGCAGGTTCAGGTACCTTCATGAATGAAATGCTAGAAATGCTTGGCGCCAAAAATATTGCAGCTGCTGAAGAAGGATGGCCGAAATATTCGGAAGAAGCAGCAGTTAAAGCAAATCCGGATGTAATGATCATAACATATGGTTATTATGTAAAGGACGCAGTAGAACAAGCTTATAGTCGTAAAGGGTGGGAAGAAGTATCCGCCATTAAAAATAAACGAGTATATAGTGTCGATTCTGACAAAGTGTCAAGACCAGGTCCACGTCTTGTGGAAGGTTTAGAGGAAATGGCAAAGGCAATATATCCCGATACATTTAAATAA
- a CDS encoding sodium-dependent transporter, producing the protein MSVSQQEQWSSKLGFILAAAGSAIGLGAIWKFPYIAGQNGGGAFFLIFILFTLLLGLPLLLAEFSIGRLTQENAVDSYRKIAPKAKWHWIGILGMIACFILLSFYSVIGGWIIIYLYKAITGQLNGLSSDQYTQVFGDTISDPIISLIVQLLFILMTIVVVARGVQKGIEQASKIMMPALFILFILLVIRSITLDGAMAGISFLLQPDFSKLTSKTILEAMGQSFFTLSVGVSVMVTYSSYLPKNQSLPCSAFSIVGMNLVIVLLAGLAIFPAVFALGLEPGAGPVLLFNVLPTVFSQLPLGMLFFIAFLILFLFAALTSAFSMLEIIVSVITKKDIKGRKKWSWIIGIAIFIFGIPSALSYGALGDVTLLGKTFFDLMDYTVSNILMPLGALLIAIFVPLKVKKSVLYEELKQGSGLKRGLFEAWYFLIRFVAPILIFVVMLDVLGVW; encoded by the coding sequence ATGAGTGTGAGTCAGCAAGAACAGTGGTCATCAAAGCTTGGCTTTATATTAGCTGCAGCAGGGTCAGCAATAGGTTTAGGAGCTATTTGGAAATTCCCTTATATCGCAGGTCAAAATGGGGGAGGAGCTTTCTTTCTAATTTTTATTCTATTTACATTATTACTAGGACTTCCATTGCTTTTAGCGGAATTCTCCATTGGTCGATTAACACAAGAAAATGCAGTGGATTCGTATCGAAAAATAGCACCAAAAGCGAAATGGCACTGGATAGGGATTTTAGGTATGATTGCGTGTTTTATTTTACTTTCTTTCTATAGTGTCATTGGTGGTTGGATCATTATTTATTTATACAAGGCGATTACCGGTCAGTTAAACGGTCTTTCATCTGATCAATATACACAAGTATTTGGGGACACAATTTCTGATCCAATTATTAGTTTAATCGTGCAATTATTATTTATTCTAATGACGATTGTTGTTGTTGCAAGAGGGGTTCAAAAAGGGATTGAACAAGCAAGTAAGATTATGATGCCTGCATTATTTATACTATTTATATTATTAGTTATTCGTTCAATTACCTTAGATGGAGCAATGGCTGGTATATCCTTTTTACTGCAACCGGACTTTTCAAAATTAACTTCAAAAACGATCTTGGAAGCCATGGGGCAATCATTCTTTACGTTAAGTGTAGGTGTTTCAGTAATGGTGACGTATAGTTCGTATTTACCGAAAAATCAAAGCTTACCCTGTTCAGCTTTTTCTATTGTAGGAATGAATTTAGTCATTGTACTTTTAGCTGGTTTAGCAATCTTTCCAGCAGTATTTGCTTTAGGATTGGAGCCGGGTGCAGGACCTGTACTGTTATTTAATGTACTTCCAACAGTCTTCAGTCAGTTACCGCTTGGAATGCTTTTCTTTATAGCATTTTTAATTTTATTCCTTTTTGCGGCATTAACATCAGCTTTTTCTATGCTTGAAATTATTGTGTCTGTGATCACTAAAAAGGATATAAAAGGACGTAAAAAATGGTCATGGATCATCGGAATTGCCATCTTTATTTTTGGTATTCCATCTGCCCTTTCATACGGAGCGTTAGGTGATGTTACTCTTTTAGGTAAAACATTTTTCGATTTAATGGATTATACCGTTAGTAATATTTTAATGCCGCTTGGTGCCCTTCTTATCGCTATTTTTGTACCACTTAAAGTGAAGAAATCCGTTCTTTACGAGGAATTAAAACAAGGGAGCGGTCTTAAAAGAGGACTATTCGAAGCTTGGTATTTCCTCATACGTTTTGTTGCACCAATTTTAATTTTTGTTGTCATGTTAGATGTGCTGGGAGTTTGGTAG
- a CDS encoding bifunctional 3-deoxy-7-phosphoheptulonate synthase/chorismate mutase: protein MGNNEMVQLRQKVDEINTQLLHLLNERAKVVQEIGQLKKIQGTKRFDPVREREVLDMIAEQNEGPFETTTLQHIFKTIFKASLELQEDDNRKALLVSRKKKQENTIVDIKGEKLGSGLQTFIMGPCAVESKEQVRQVAEAMKEQGIKLMRGGAFKPRTSPYDFQGLGVEGLQILREVADEYDLAVISEILNPNDVEISLEYVDVIQIGARNMQNFDLLRAVGRVNKPVLLKRGLAATIDEFVHAAEYIISQGNDQIILCERGIRTYEKATRNTLDISAVPILKKETHLPVVVDVTHSTGRKDLLLPTAKAALAIGADAVMAEVHPDPAVALSDSAQQMDIPQFHTFMDELKGFKNKLA from the coding sequence ATGGGAAACAATGAAATGGTTCAATTACGTCAAAAGGTGGATGAAATTAATACACAGCTACTGCACCTACTAAATGAACGTGCAAAGGTAGTCCAAGAAATAGGTCAGTTGAAAAAAATACAAGGTACAAAGCGATTTGATCCGGTACGTGAACGAGAGGTTCTTGATATGATTGCAGAACAGAATGAAGGACCGTTTGAAACAACGACACTACAGCATATTTTTAAGACGATTTTTAAAGCGAGTCTTGAATTACAGGAGGATGATAATCGAAAAGCTTTACTTGTTTCCCGGAAAAAGAAGCAAGAAAATACGATTGTTGATATTAAAGGAGAAAAATTAGGAAGTGGCTTACAAACATTTATTATGGGGCCCTGTGCAGTAGAAAGTAAGGAACAAGTAAGACAAGTTGCAGAAGCTATGAAGGAGCAAGGCATAAAATTAATGCGTGGAGGAGCCTTTAAACCAAGAACATCTCCATATGATTTTCAAGGCTTAGGGGTTGAGGGTCTGCAAATATTACGTGAAGTTGCGGATGAATATGATTTAGCCGTTATTAGTGAAATACTCAATCCGAATGATGTGGAAATCTCTCTTGAATATGTTGATGTGATCCAAATTGGAGCGAGGAATATGCAGAATTTTGATTTATTACGTGCAGTTGGAAGAGTAAATAAGCCTGTTTTATTAAAAAGGGGATTGGCTGCAACCATTGATGAATTTGTTCATGCGGCTGAATACATTATTTCACAAGGAAATGACCAAATTATTTTATGTGAGCGGGGAATTCGTACGTACGAAAAAGCAACTCGGAATACCCTTGATATTTCAGCTGTTCCGATTTTGAAGAAGGAAACTCATTTACCAGTAGTGGTAGACGTTACCCATTCAACAGGACGAAAAGACTTGCTTCTTCCAACGGCCAAAGCAGCATTAGCAATTGGGGCAGACGCAGTCATGGCTGAGGTTCACCCTGATCCTGCTGTTGCTTTATCGGATTCCGCCCAGCAAATGGATATTCCGCAATTCCATACATTTATGGATGAATTAAAGGGGTTTAAAAACAAACTTGCTTAA